One window from the genome of Serinibacter salmoneus encodes:
- a CDS encoding phosphotransferase yields the protein MPSVHPQARAAFDALDRAGVPWLLLRGRRSLARPDRDIDVLVSRDWRAIAQESLAQSGLVRVLAHGHGSHRFHFAFGQDGWTGLDVVDELAFGRYQDLVSPWAPQVLARGVVREGIPSPDPSDEALLLLLHLVLDKGGVPAHRRAEALAALRHRPLDSPLAARLDAIAGEGCAYRLTRVLGDEDASARLSRLLAARWRRSVPGPAVTRAVTARLGRRIPVRVPGRPRGVAIGVLGPDGAGKTTLLDGLAASLPLTTHYRHLGLWKPHAWDALLERVPGARLGLALTRVSATALSVAVHRLRGEVVLLDRLALDTRLSSDDSSVGGRITRWVAHAVAPPVDLILVLDAPGSVMYQRKREHSPQILEEWRQEYRRIAEEHPRAHLLDATATPGQTLASATRIVWRTLVGDPPGPLHGRQAVDAVMLGDGPWLQPGAQVGIGSVPLPAGWVRGLQEAGAQVRPLAGAPTATLHLVVTHNPHRRELSHAARALTPDGAMLTLGSGLPGLGVLPRLRSRIRAAGWTVSGVTWHAPSLHRSARLVPLDSAPALDSTLRRVAGIPAGALVGVAARGTARLGAMPVLVAQGSLWSARGGIPRTWLAGLLADPRAADRIDAAQAAGAVVITPRYETSRHLIALLHHGRGARPSLAVKVPRDPGDTAGIDRESRVLTHLGDQGFSGVPELLGVWAHRGRPAMVTTALAGEELSPQRVRADPVGARGAVLAFVARLGRLPAPPVEPAAALRGLVDLAARCGQPSWLTALTAATHAAMRPELLTGAVEHGDLGHPNLLVEPASGRLTVLDWERADLTGIAGSDLVYAWHYLTCALEGAWRTQDQVALLRREFSPSGAGLSALRGHLTSCGADPRRAEEVVMLTWARCAASLAERLPARGAEAAVAVDRDVALWRASVVLMTGTDLDPAQDNAAR from the coding sequence ATGCCATCCGTTCATCCGCAGGCGCGCGCAGCCTTCGACGCGCTTGATCGGGCCGGGGTGCCGTGGCTGCTGTTGCGCGGTCGGCGCTCCCTCGCCCGGCCGGACCGGGACATCGACGTCCTCGTCTCTCGCGACTGGCGCGCGATCGCGCAGGAGTCCCTGGCTCAGTCCGGGCTGGTGCGGGTGCTCGCGCACGGGCACGGATCCCACCGCTTCCACTTCGCCTTCGGCCAGGACGGGTGGACCGGGCTCGACGTGGTGGACGAACTCGCCTTCGGTCGCTACCAGGACCTGGTGAGTCCGTGGGCGCCGCAGGTGTTGGCACGAGGGGTGGTGCGCGAGGGCATCCCCTCCCCCGACCCGAGCGATGAGGCCCTGCTGCTGCTGCTGCACCTCGTCCTGGACAAGGGTGGCGTCCCCGCTCACCGGCGAGCCGAGGCGCTCGCTGCGCTCCGGCACCGGCCCCTGGACTCCCCGCTGGCCGCCCGCCTGGACGCGATCGCCGGCGAGGGCTGCGCCTACCGGCTGACCCGGGTACTCGGGGACGAGGACGCGAGCGCACGGCTGTCACGTCTGCTCGCCGCCAGGTGGCGTCGCAGCGTTCCCGGGCCGGCGGTGACCCGGGCCGTCACCGCTCGCCTCGGCCGCAGGATCCCGGTGCGGGTGCCTGGTCGCCCCCGGGGCGTCGCGATCGGTGTCCTCGGCCCGGACGGCGCCGGCAAGACGACCCTGTTGGACGGCCTCGCCGCCTCGCTCCCCCTCACGACCCACTACCGTCACCTCGGTCTCTGGAAGCCGCACGCGTGGGACGCTCTCCTCGAGCGGGTCCCGGGGGCGCGGCTGGGGCTCGCGCTGACGCGGGTCAGCGCCACCGCTCTCAGTGTCGCTGTGCACCGGTTGCGCGGGGAGGTGGTGCTGCTCGACCGGCTGGCTCTGGACACCCGGCTCAGCTCGGACGACTCCTCCGTCGGGGGGCGCATCACGCGCTGGGTGGCGCACGCGGTGGCACCACCGGTGGACCTGATCCTCGTCCTGGATGCCCCCGGGAGCGTGATGTACCAGCGCAAACGGGAGCACAGCCCCCAGATCCTGGAGGAGTGGCGGCAGGAGTACCGGCGCATCGCCGAGGAGCACCCGCGCGCCCACCTTCTCGATGCGACCGCAACACCCGGGCAGACGCTCGCCAGCGCGACCAGGATCGTGTGGCGCACCCTGGTGGGGGACCCCCCAGGGCCCCTGCACGGTCGCCAGGCGGTCGACGCCGTGATGCTCGGCGACGGCCCGTGGTTGCAGCCGGGGGCACAGGTCGGGATCGGGTCCGTGCCCCTGCCTGCGGGCTGGGTCCGGGGGCTGCAGGAGGCGGGCGCCCAGGTCCGCCCGCTCGCCGGGGCACCGACCGCCACCCTGCACCTGGTGGTGACCCACAATCCGCACCGTCGGGAGCTCTCCCACGCTGCGCGGGCGCTGACGCCGGACGGCGCGATGCTCACGCTAGGCTCGGGCCTGCCGGGTCTGGGAGTGCTCCCGCGCCTGCGGAGCCGGATCCGTGCCGCCGGATGGACGGTGTCCGGGGTCACCTGGCATGCGCCGAGCCTGCACCGCTCCGCCCGCCTGGTGCCGCTGGACTCCGCCCCCGCACTCGACTCGACCCTGCGGCGCGTGGCGGGGATCCCGGCGGGAGCGCTGGTCGGCGTCGCGGCGCGAGGGACCGCACGCCTCGGCGCGATGCCCGTGCTGGTGGCCCAGGGAAGCCTCTGGTCGGCACGGGGAGGGATTCCGCGCACCTGGCTCGCGGGTCTGCTCGCCGACCCCCGGGCAGCCGACCGGATCGACGCCGCACAGGCGGCCGGCGCGGTCGTCATCACGCCGCGCTACGAGACGTCGCGGCACCTGATCGCCCTGCTCCACCACGGGCGAGGGGCGCGACCCTCGCTCGCCGTCAAGGTGCCGCGCGACCCCGGCGACACGGCGGGGATCGACCGGGAGTCCCGAGTCCTGACCCATCTCGGTGACCAGGGGTTCTCGGGAGTCCCGGAACTGCTCGGGGTCTGGGCCCATCGTGGCCGTCCCGCCATGGTCACCACCGCCCTGGCGGGCGAGGAACTCTCCCCGCAGCGCGTGCGTGCCGATCCGGTGGGTGCCCGCGGCGCGGTGCTGGCCTTCGTGGCGCGGCTGGGGCGCCTCCCGGCGCCCCCGGTCGAACCGGCCGCGGCGCTGCGCGGTCTGGTCGACCTCGCGGCGCGGTGCGGACAACCCTCCTGGCTCACCGCCCTCACCGCCGCGACACACGCGGCCATGCGCCCGGAACTGCTGACCGGTGCGGTCGAACACGGCGACCTCGGGCACCCGAACCTCCTGGTGGAACCCGCGAGCGGGAGGTTGACCGTGCTGGACTGGGAACGAGCCGACCTCACCGGCATCGCCGGGAGCGACCTCGTGTACGCCTGGCACTACCTCACCTGTGCCCTGGAGGGCGCCTGGCGCACGCAGGACCAGGTGGCTCTCCTGCGTCGGGAGTTCTCGCCGTCGGGAGCCGGCCTGTCCGCGCTACGCGGCCATCTCACCTCATGCGGCGCCGATCCTCGGCGGGCCGAGGAGGTCGTGATGCTCACCTGGGCTCGGTGCGCCGCCAGCCTGGCCGAACGGCTCCCCGCACGGGGTGCCGAGGCAGCCGTGGCCGTGGACCGGGACGTGGCGCTGTGGCGTGCGAGCGTGGTGCTGATGACCGGCACCGACCTCGATCCGGCTCAGGACAACGCGGCCAGGTAG
- a CDS encoding glycosyltransferase family 2 protein, producing the protein MQPTISIVVPTKNEAANLREVLPRLPAVHEVIVVDGGSVDGTVQAARETLPGVRIVEQTRRGKGNALACGFEVATGDVIVMFDADGSADPAEIPVFVDALTQGADFAKGSRFAPGGGSEDITPIRRAGNAALHVVANLAFRTRFSDLCYGYNAFWRDMVPVLSLPDTRTPERADGQMHWGDGFEIETVINCRMAAADVRIVEVPSVERLRIHGETNLRTFVDGWRVLRTIFSERSRAAGIARASVAA; encoded by the coding sequence GTGCAACCCACGATCAGCATCGTGGTACCGACAAAGAACGAAGCGGCGAACCTGCGTGAGGTCCTGCCGAGGCTGCCTGCCGTCCACGAGGTGATCGTGGTCGATGGCGGCTCGGTGGACGGCACGGTGCAGGCGGCGCGCGAGACGCTGCCCGGCGTCCGCATCGTGGAGCAAACGCGTCGCGGGAAGGGGAACGCGCTCGCCTGCGGCTTCGAGGTCGCCACGGGCGACGTCATCGTGATGTTCGACGCGGACGGCTCAGCGGATCCCGCGGAGATCCCCGTCTTCGTCGATGCGCTCACCCAGGGTGCGGACTTCGCCAAGGGCTCGCGGTTCGCGCCCGGCGGGGGCAGCGAGGACATCACACCGATCCGCCGCGCGGGTAACGCCGCGCTGCACGTCGTGGCCAACCTCGCGTTCCGGACCCGTTTCTCCGACCTGTGCTACGGCTACAACGCGTTCTGGCGGGACATGGTGCCGGTCCTCTCGCTGCCCGATACCCGAACGCCGGAACGCGCCGACGGTCAGATGCACTGGGGTGACGGATTCGAGATCGAGACAGTGATCAACTGCCGGATGGCCGCGGCCGACGTGCGGATCGTGGAGGTTCCCAGCGTGGAGCGCCTGCGCATCCACGGGGAGACGAACCTGCGCACCTTCGTGGACGGGTGGCGCGTGCTTCGGACCATCTTCTCGGAACGTTCCCGCGCAGCGGGGATCGCCCGCGCCTCCGTCGCGGCGTGA